One window of the Solanum stenotomum isolate F172 chromosome 11, ASM1918654v1, whole genome shotgun sequence genome contains the following:
- the LOC125845994 gene encoding bidirectional sugar transporter SWEET14-like: CDNVAGNLVSFMVFIAPVPTFYRIVKKKSSEGFHSLPYVVGLFSAMLWIYYAMVKTNVTLLITINSFGCIAETIYVAIYFTYATKKARMKTLGLVLLLNFGVFGLILFLTQILCQGTKRTEVIGWICMAFSISVFVAPLSIMGRVIRTKSVEFMPFNLSLALTVSAVMWFLYGLLLKDVYVAVPNISGMILGVLQMILYGIYRNSKSNNVATEKELPTVVKVDQEQPTKVNCEVYPVNISSLDSENGEGKDAKNLEDSQINSQV, encoded by the exons tgtgacaaTGTTGCAGGTAACTTAGTTTCCTTCATGGTGTTTATTGCCCCAGT GCCAACATTTTACAGGATCGTTAAGAAGAAATCATCAGAAGGGTTCCATTCATTACCATATGTTGTTGGATTATTTAGTGCAATGCTTTGGATTTACTATGCAATGGTTAAAACCAATGTTACACTTCTCATCACCATCAACTCTTTTGGCTGCATTGCTGAGACCATTTACGTCGCGATTTATTTTACTTACGCTACAAAAAAAGCAAGg ATGAAAACACTAGGACTTGTCCTACTGTTGAATTTTGGTGTCTTTGGATTGATTCTTTTCCTCACACAAATTTTATGCCAAGGAACAAAAAGAACTGAAGTTATTGGATGGATTTGCATGGCTTTTTCTATCAGTGTATTTGTAGCTCCTCTAAGCATTATG GGACGTGTAATAAGGACCAAAAGTGTGGAATTCATGCCATTTAACTTGTCATTAGCTCTTACAGTTAGTGCTGTAATGTGGTTTTTGTATGGTTTGCTTTTGAAGGACGTCTATGTCGCG GTACCAAATATATCGGGAATGATACTTGGAGTGCTCCAAATGATATTATATGGAATATACAGAAATTCTAAGTCAAACAACGTCGCAACAGAAAAAGAATTACCCACCGTGGTAAAGGTGGATCAAGAGCAGCCCACAAAAGTCAATTGCGAAGTTTATCCAGTTAATATTTCATCCTTGGACAGTGAAAATGGAGAGGGTAAAGATGCTAAAAATCTTGAAGATTCCCAAATTAACTCTCAAGTTTAA